In one Deltaproteobacteria bacterium genomic region, the following are encoded:
- a CDS encoding tetratricopeptide repeat protein encodes MKKRITSVAVVGLLSLFTWGCATPAGKVSQPPVRITIPPVAAGAVKAGEVDISEEAKKILADIVGTISHRERSSTTPTTLEMIALTKVLPSHPYPWLMLGLAALNEGKDAMARRAFQNALQLDAGNPTALLGMGDLAEKTGNMSDAEKYYARVFKSTGNIQAAERLAYMRVKNGRPDNAIPVLQPVFDRANSSEMVRNTLAVALDLAGLSSEALDILGHDDYNNPTLFGTRAKIELKEGRPDLAEEDLERLFNRDPGGPETVLLLGVLNLQKGNLPVAEENFRKFIELTPQSPDGYLDLGLTLRRRGRFRDAESVYEDGINATDDPDLHLNLGVLYELYLGSPEKALAHYRKFSGSRGGGSERVQGWIDYLAGRAGSRPEKERPKE; translated from the coding sequence ATGAAAAAAAGGATAACCTCCGTGGCCGTTGTCGGCCTGCTCTCCCTTTTCACCTGGGGATGCGCGACCCCCGCCGGCAAGGTTTCACAACCACCCGTCCGGATAACAATTCCTCCCGTGGCAGCTGGTGCGGTTAAAGCCGGCGAGGTGGATATTTCCGAAGAGGCGAAAAAAATTCTGGCCGACATAGTGGGGACCATCTCCCACCGGGAACGGTCATCAACTACCCCTACGACGCTCGAAATGATCGCGCTCACGAAAGTTCTGCCCAGCCATCCATATCCATGGCTGATGCTCGGTCTGGCCGCGTTGAATGAGGGAAAGGACGCCATGGCCCGCCGGGCGTTCCAAAACGCGCTCCAACTGGACGCGGGTAACCCGACCGCTCTTCTCGGCATGGGGGACCTGGCGGAAAAAACGGGAAACATGTCCGATGCCGAAAAATATTATGCCCGGGTTTTTAAATCCACGGGGAATATTCAAGCAGCCGAACGTCTTGCCTATATGAGGGTAAAAAACGGCAGGCCGGACAACGCCATTCCCGTTCTCCAGCCTGTATTTGACAGGGCAAACTCCAGCGAGATGGTGAGGAATACTCTGGCCGTGGCCCTGGATCTCGCTGGACTCAGTTCCGAGGCGCTGGATATACTGGGCCATGATGATTACAATAATCCGACCCTTTTTGGCACCCGGGCCAAGATCGAACTGAAGGAGGGCCGGCCGGACCTGGCGGAAGAGGACCTGGAACGCCTTTTTAACAGGGATCCCGGCGGACCTGAAACTGTTCTTCTTCTGGGGGTTCTCAACCTCCAGAAGGGAAATCTGCCGGTTGCTGAGGAGAATTTCCGGAAATTCATAGAGTTGACTCCACAATCACCAGATGGTTATCTGGACCTGGGGCTCACATTGAGGCGAAGGGGTCGTTTCAGGGACGCCGAATCGGTGTACGAGGACGGGATAAATGCCACGGATGATCCGGATCTTCACCTGAATCTGGGCGTCCTTTACGAACTGTACCTGGGGTCCCCGGAAAAGGCCCTGGCACATTACCGGAAGTTTTCCGGTTCCAGGGGCGGCGGGTCCGAGCGGGTGCAGGGGTGGATCGATTACCTGGCCGGCCGGGCCGGCTCACGGCCGGAGAAGGAGAGACCGAAGGAATGA
- a CDS encoding MotA/TolQ/ExbB proton channel family protein has translation MITLIAQAFRDGGPFMYPILAVSIFAAAIIIERIYFLAIRYGIDDEAFFGKIVEFTDKGDIDGALNLCDRTPIPKVVNAALKSAGLSTREVQNAVDESAMEVLPLIEKRVHYLAMAANVATLLGLLGTIIGLMHSFNAVAGAEASQKGAVLAKGIAIALNTTAFGLVVAIPCLFFYAFLQSKANRLTEQVDRVAVRMVNILSSSEGNRR, from the coding sequence ATGATAACACTTATCGCCCAGGCATTCAGGGATGGAGGGCCCTTCATGTACCCGATCCTGGCCGTCTCGATCTTCGCAGCCGCCATTATCATCGAGAGGATATACTTTCTCGCCATCCGTTACGGCATCGACGATGAGGCCTTTTTCGGAAAAATCGTTGAATTCACGGACAAGGGGGACATCGATGGAGCGTTGAACCTGTGTGATCGAACCCCCATCCCCAAAGTTGTGAATGCCGCCTTAAAAAGCGCGGGGCTCTCCACGAGAGAGGTTCAGAACGCCGTCGACGAATCGGCGATGGAGGTCCTTCCTCTCATCGAAAAGAGGGTTCACTATCTCGCGATGGCGGCCAATGTCGCAACCCTCTTGGGGCTTCTCGGGACAATCATCGGCCTGATGCATTCCTTTAACGCCGTGGCCGGGGCGGAGGCTTCCCAGAAGGGCGCCGTACTTGCGAAAGGGATCGCAATCGCGTTGAACACCACCGCTTTCGGCCTGGTAGTGGCCATCCCCTGCCTCTTTTTCTACGCTTTTCTCCAGTCCAAGGCGAACCGTCTTACCGAGCAGGTGGACCGGGTGGCGGTAAGAATGGTCAACATCCTGTCTTCATCCGAAGGGAACCGTAGGTAA
- a CDS encoding AgmX/PglI C-terminal domain-containing protein, which produces MENPGVKKLRPEISLFRGGQLLGRSVIKGRSLSIGKDWKCDIPDPHSEHGRLTILKKGFRGYILKLPTGSHGSFRKGGSALSLDQMVHWGLAHKTSSGYVMPLDNDTSAEFSIGDTTFRMAFGEVLPVQTVSPATPCGTVPFRLRFGFPDPSDIVFTAILLLVFALEVLSVRGLRDYPIPEIRTLQQLPRRISRLILEPSAPPPIPRVIRPSEKESAPKGPETGGAVKTGKETPLAETRESAVLPGPSKVPAPGGGVETTRRHVSGIGVLGVLTGRGNAGRTAGEKGVTALQLNEKMERDLDRVLSEVRGITVPGTGAGGGSGTGNREDTGSGLITIDGKIAGEGIGGRIQVSDIGGGTAAPGPAEKTEVIRPETRDERSSRVISRVVASHTGAIRYAYNRELRKNPALRGKIVLAFSISPEGDVIKCTVQESEMKWPPLEESLVRMVLGWKFPKIPEGTVTVSYPLVFFPSM; this is translated from the coding sequence ATGGAAAATCCCGGCGTGAAAAAGCTCAGACCCGAAATATCCCTTTTCAGGGGAGGACAACTGCTGGGCAGATCGGTCATCAAAGGCCGTTCTCTGTCCATCGGAAAGGACTGGAAATGCGATATCCCCGATCCTCACAGCGAACACGGAAGGCTGACGATCCTCAAAAAGGGCTTCAGGGGGTACATCCTGAAGCTGCCCACCGGGTCTCACGGCAGCTTCCGGAAGGGTGGATCGGCCCTCAGCCTTGACCAGATGGTCCACTGGGGACTCGCCCATAAGACCTCTTCCGGGTACGTAATGCCCCTTGACAACGATACGTCCGCGGAATTCTCCATCGGGGACACTACGTTCCGCATGGCCTTTGGCGAGGTGCTCCCGGTTCAGACAGTATCCCCGGCCACCCCGTGCGGAACCGTTCCCTTCCGCCTGCGTTTCGGGTTTCCCGATCCCTCGGATATCGTTTTCACCGCCATTCTACTCCTCGTATTCGCCCTGGAGGTCCTTTCCGTTCGCGGCCTTCGTGATTACCCTATCCCGGAGATAAGGACCCTCCAGCAGCTTCCCAGGCGCATCTCAAGGCTCATCCTGGAACCGTCCGCTCCTCCACCAATCCCCCGCGTCATCAGGCCATCCGAAAAGGAATCGGCTCCAAAGGGTCCGGAGACGGGTGGAGCGGTAAAGACGGGAAAGGAAACGCCCCTCGCCGAAACCCGTGAATCGGCGGTCCTGCCGGGTCCCTCCAAGGTTCCTGCCCCCGGCGGCGGAGTTGAGACAACCCGCCGACACGTTTCAGGAATCGGTGTCCTGGGGGTCCTCACCGGCCGAGGCAACGCCGGAAGAACGGCAGGGGAAAAAGGCGTGACGGCTCTGCAGTTAAACGAGAAAATGGAACGCGACCTCGACAGGGTTCTCTCCGAGGTTCGTGGTATAACCGTACCCGGAACAGGGGCCGGCGGCGGATCGGGAACCGGGAACCGGGAGGATACGGGGAGCGGCCTGATAACCATCGACGGGAAGATCGCCGGGGAGGGTATAGGCGGCCGGATACAGGTTTCTGACATCGGTGGTGGTACGGCCGCCCCGGGACCCGCCGAAAAAACGGAGGTGATTCGCCCCGAGACGAGGGACGAACGCTCCTCCCGAGTAATCTCACGGGTCGTTGCCTCCCATACCGGCGCCATCCGGTACGCCTATAACAGGGAACTGCGAAAGAACCCGGCCCTCAGGGGCAAGATCGTCCTGGCTTTTTCCATCTCGCCGGAGGGCGATGTAATAAAATGCACGGTTCAGGAATCCGAGATGAAATGGCCGCCTCTGGAGGAATCCCTTGTCCGCATGGTCCTGGGCTGGAAATTTCCCAAAATTCCTGAGGGGACTGTCACCGTGAGCTACCCCCTGGTCTTCTTCCCCAGCATGTAG
- a CDS encoding biopolymer transporter ExbD produces the protein MAYAPTKRRGIRRKSPSLVVLNITSMLDMFTILIIFLLKSYSAEGVILTIPADLHLPDSTTQSQPVPGLIIELSKEVIVVNGTPLPLDLGKVESSDSLMIPELYDYLSKRVRQYEEISSANPDVKFTGRMVLEGDREIPFRLLKKILYTSGQAGFINQSLAVFTKE, from the coding sequence ATGGCTTACGCTCCCACAAAGCGCCGCGGTATCAGAAGAAAAAGCCCAAGCCTGGTCGTTTTGAACATAACCTCCATGCTGGACATGTTTACCATCCTGATCATCTTCCTCCTGAAGTCCTATTCGGCCGAAGGCGTCATCCTGACTATTCCCGCCGACCTGCACCTCCCCGACTCCACAACTCAATCCCAGCCTGTCCCGGGGCTTATCATCGAGCTGTCCAAGGAGGTTATTGTGGTTAACGGGACTCCTCTCCCCCTTGACCTGGGAAAGGTCGAAAGTTCCGATTCTCTGATGATACCCGAGCTTTACGACTACCTTTCCAAAAGGGTCAGGCAATACGAGGAAATCTCATCCGCAAACCCGGACGTGAAGTTCACCGGAAGGATGGTCCTGGAGGGCGACAGGGAGATCCCGTTCAGACTATTGAAAAAGATTCTCTACACCAGCGGCCAGGCCGGTTTCATAAACCAGTCACTCGCGGTTTTCACCAAGGAGTGA